The proteins below are encoded in one region of Pseudanabaena sp. BC1403:
- a CDS encoding PAS domain S-box protein, which yields MIQTTVNIGDRFPTINGYQLDQQIYAGNRTFVYRGIRLADGLPVVLKTLTSDRPTPQDLLRLRNHFTIAKKLNFAGIVQTISLENYGNGLVLVMPDEGYIALSDYILANPLSQIEVLAIALQIATILDELYLQRVIHKDIKPSNILIHPITKQIKVTDFGLATLLPHETQTLISANILEGTLAYMSPEQTGRMNRGIDYRSDFYALGVTLFELFTGQLPFRSDDPLEIVHCHIAKLAPLVSEFKSEIPDTITQIVAKLMAKNAEDRYQSALGLKYDLEICLNQLKQTGIIIPFEIATRDISDRFTIPEKLYGRETEVASLLSTFDRVSQGSSEMMLVAGFSGIGKTSVVNEVHKPIVRQHGHFIKGKFDQFQRNIPFSAFVQAFRDLMGQLQSESDLQLQTWRDRILEVTGENGQILIEVIPELENIIGNQLPAPELSGNASQNRFNLLIRKFVQVFTTAENPLVLFLDDLQWADLASLKLLQLLMQDTGHLLVLGAYRDNEVSPVHPLMLTVDEIVKAGATVNTISLPPLKQEDLNQLVADSLICDLSIAQLLTELVYEKTKGYPFFARQFLKALYEDGLITFNWNGRSWQWDFSQIAFAISDDVVEFLARQLQKLPIETQDILKIAACISAQFDLQTLAIAFQQSLENTAKALWKALQEGLIIPTTEAYKFFTQSDTSSILQTDVNATYKFLHDRIQQAAYSLIPESQKELVHLDIGRLLLNRTSSEEQELQLFHIVNHLNRGISLIDDRKERESLVYLNWRAAKKARTSSAYEAATSYLNMGLELLDAQCWQNQYSLTLSLHQLAAEIAYLSGEYTQMEILIARALQQTKNQLDRAKLYEIQILALVAKNQAHEAISYARQILTNFGVQLPKKTSKLRTIIGFFTTVYLMIGTSPEDLLSLPAMSNPYKLAICNLFNAIGAAAQSSLSEILPFMTFKGISLYLRYGNVPKSSMAYTVYAFLLCEKLGQVDKGYAIGKAAIALCHQTASKEALAPTLFLWTRFISYRKEHLKSSLPLLMEAYQVSLEVGDNEYAAYSLCVYFTQSYWISPSLVDLQRDAIASLPTLQKLQQTSMTDMHNLNCQILENLITKPDDVCQITGRFFDETAISKSDRQLQVYASLRKLQLAFLFYRYPLAMEQITIIEALIGIIDGTFVKTLFYFYDALIRLAQYPYLSKKQQRAYLTKVRATQKYLARFAKSAQMNYQHKVVLIEAEYLRVLGKLSQARDLYDRAIAGAKENGYVQEEALANELAAKFYLDWGKEKIAQVYMIDAYYGYMRWGATAKVTDIENRYPQLLTPILQKATPLGSINTRSSNSSNSNSEAIDLATLLKASQAISEEVELDKLLITLLNIVIANAGGDKCVILLLVAQELQVEALAKYGQTSQILSSPISLESSEDVAVGLVNQVKRSLEPLVVNDARVDAQFAGDRYIIQHQPKSILCTPILKQGQLVGILYLENSLTVGAFTSDRIEVLNLICSQAAISIENARLYQTLQQSENKFRAFVENVNDIIYAITPEGAFSYLSPQFKDMLGYDVSEFLNQSYDGLIHPDDISAIIASHQKLFETGQKQSGLEFRLKHKNSEWVWMTCNNAPIFDDQGRVIGLRGIARDVSERKRLEAEHHQTEVALAESERKFRRLVERANDMIWSARADSTLTYLSPQFQTMFGLSPSEWVGQSFAKLIHPDDLERAIAPARLALEQDENQQNIEFRHLCRDGSYLWVTLNMTSIKDDEGNAIGLQGIVRDISDRKQTETILRHYERMISSSPDGMALVDRNYTYRLVNQIYLDRNGQKLEDIIGHSIPDFNGEDTFQNLIKPRLDRCLAGETIRYEDWFHYKKLGDRFIRVTYSPYFEENGVIVGVVVNTRDDTERRRVEISQKQNEEMFRATFEQAAVGMAQANLNGQFVKLNQKFCDIIGYTEAELINKSFEEITYLDDIAIDKANIRKLLAEESKSFSIEKRYIHKDSRIIWINLNVSLIYNLNGEPEYFIGVVQDISDRKQAEQSLQAERMRLQIALEASEMGTWESNMDTGYWSERTEAIFGFAPGTFSGDREAFLKLVYAEDQARVFSALAHSFTTQSPYKVEYRINHPHGEIRWVAVNGKVAQNEDGTGGRIIGVAVDITERKQAEEAIRLNQEQLQLALEGSGDGLWDWNIVTGEAYMSPRWLGMLGYEVGELPDRVDTWSQLFHPNDLPTVMDLLNAHLQDNTVPYRVEYRALSKTGEWKWMANYGKVVAFDADGKPLRMVGLQRDISDRKQAELMLQRQLTAVEASLDGIAILKNDNYIYLNEAHAQIFGYDSPAELITKTWRDMYMPEEVRKFEQDIFPILMEQKHWRGEAIAKRKDGTTFDEELSLIISGNGDLICVCRDISDRKANEALLQHQAQQLEEYTQTLELRVEKRTLELSQALSNLQSTQAGLIQSEKMAALGQLTASVAHEINTPLGVIRAATGNIVAASSISLQQLPQLMQSLTSQQQEEFLSLVNAALQKVQPLSTKDERQMRRQLQSELTAQGITEAASIATQLSQMQLSSHLELYQSILQAPNCYDILQVAYKLVLQHQSTHSIQQEVDRAAKIVFALKSYSHQSQNNDEKILAQISDGIEVALTLYHNRLKHGIEVIRNYQDVPDVLCDPDALTQVWVNLIDNSIYAMGQQGRLEITVTQEHEYVVVTITDSGGGISSETQANIFEPFVTTKPRGEGSGLGLDIVRQIVRKHNGDIQFRSQPSQTTFIVLIPIIKSQVLSKQSI from the coding sequence ATGATCCAGACAACTGTAAACATTGGCGATCGCTTTCCTACAATCAACGGCTACCAACTAGATCAGCAAATTTATGCTGGTAATAGAACATTTGTCTATCGAGGCATACGCTTAGCCGATGGGTTGCCCGTTGTGTTGAAAACGTTGACAAGCGATCGCCCTACACCTCAAGATCTGCTGCGATTGCGGAACCACTTCACGATCGCCAAAAAACTGAATTTTGCAGGAATAGTCCAGACCATATCTTTAGAAAACTATGGTAATGGATTGGTTCTAGTCATGCCCGATGAGGGATATATCGCTCTCTCAGATTATATTTTAGCTAATCCTCTCAGCCAAATCGAGGTTTTGGCGATCGCGCTCCAAATTGCGACGATTCTAGATGAACTGTATCTTCAGCGAGTGATCCACAAAGATATCAAACCCAGCAATATCCTAATTCATCCCATTACTAAGCAGATTAAGGTAACTGATTTTGGTTTAGCGACATTACTACCCCACGAGACGCAGACGCTAATTAGTGCAAATATTTTAGAAGGAACCCTCGCATACATGTCTCCCGAACAGACTGGACGGATGAATCGGGGGATTGACTATCGCAGTGACTTTTATGCTCTAGGTGTGACTTTATTTGAACTATTCACAGGACAATTGCCATTTCGTTCAGACGATCCCTTGGAAATAGTACATTGTCATATTGCTAAATTAGCACCATTAGTAAGTGAATTCAAGTCAGAGATCCCAGATACAATCACACAAATCGTCGCCAAGCTGATGGCAAAGAATGCCGAAGATCGCTATCAGAGTGCGTTGGGATTAAAGTATGACCTAGAAATCTGCCTAAATCAACTTAAACAGACAGGAATCATTATACCGTTTGAGATTGCGACAAGAGATATTAGCGATCGCTTCACTATTCCCGAAAAACTGTACGGACGAGAGACAGAAGTAGCCAGTCTCCTGTCCACATTTGACCGAGTATCACAAGGCAGTAGCGAAATGATGCTAGTGGCAGGTTTCTCAGGTATCGGTAAAACCTCTGTAGTAAACGAAGTTCACAAACCAATTGTCAGACAACATGGCCATTTTATTAAGGGCAAGTTCGATCAGTTTCAGCGCAATATTCCCTTTAGTGCTTTTGTGCAGGCTTTCCGCGACTTGATGGGGCAGTTACAATCAGAGTCAGATCTACAGCTACAAACATGGAGAGATCGCATTCTCGAAGTGACTGGTGAAAATGGACAGATTTTGATCGAGGTGATTCCTGAACTAGAAAATATTATTGGCAATCAACTACCAGCGCCAGAGCTATCAGGCAATGCCTCTCAAAATCGCTTCAATCTATTGATTCGGAAGTTTGTTCAAGTCTTTACCACTGCCGAAAATCCCTTAGTTTTATTTCTGGATGATTTGCAATGGGCAGATCTAGCTTCCTTAAAATTATTGCAACTATTGATGCAGGATACGGGACATCTATTGGTGTTGGGTGCTTATCGCGATAACGAGGTCTCACCTGTGCATCCGTTGATGTTGACAGTGGATGAGATCGTTAAGGCGGGAGCAACGGTAAATACGATTTCCTTACCACCTTTGAAGCAAGAGGATCTAAATCAGTTGGTGGCAGACTCCTTGATTTGCGATTTGTCCATTGCACAGTTGTTAACCGAATTGGTTTATGAAAAGACTAAAGGTTATCCTTTCTTTGCTAGGCAGTTCCTCAAAGCGTTATATGAGGATGGTTTGATTACCTTTAATTGGAATGGGCGGTCTTGGCAATGGGATTTTTCTCAAATAGCTTTTGCCATTAGCGATGATGTGGTGGAGTTTCTGGCACGGCAATTGCAGAAGTTGCCTATAGAAACACAGGATATCCTCAAAATAGCAGCTTGTATTAGTGCACAGTTTGATTTGCAGACCTTAGCGATCGCTTTCCAACAATCCCTAGAAAATACCGCAAAAGCATTATGGAAAGCATTACAGGAAGGTTTAATTATTCCAACGACTGAAGCCTATAAGTTCTTTACCCAATCTGATACGAGTTCTATTTTGCAAACTGATGTGAATGCAACTTATAAATTCCTGCACGATCGCATTCAACAGGCAGCCTATTCACTGATTCCCGAATCTCAAAAAGAGTTAGTACATCTCGATATTGGTAGACTGCTGCTAAATCGTACATCTAGCGAAGAGCAGGAGTTGCAACTGTTCCATATTGTTAATCATCTTAACCGTGGCATATCGCTCATTGATGATAGAAAAGAAAGGGAATCTTTAGTTTATCTCAACTGGCGGGCTGCCAAAAAAGCGCGAACCTCCTCAGCTTACGAAGCAGCGACAAGCTATCTAAATATGGGATTGGAGCTTTTAGATGCTCAATGTTGGCAAAATCAGTACAGTCTGACACTAAGTTTACATCAACTGGCTGCTGAGATTGCATATCTGTCTGGGGAATATACTCAGATGGAAATTCTGATTGCGAGAGCATTACAACAGACTAAAAATCAGTTGGATCGGGCAAAATTATATGAGATTCAGATTTTAGCTCTAGTAGCTAAAAATCAAGCCCATGAAGCAATCTCCTATGCTCGTCAGATTTTGACTAACTTTGGTGTTCAACTTCCTAAGAAAACATCCAAACTGCGAACGATCATCGGATTTTTTACAACGGTCTATCTGATGATTGGCACTAGTCCTGAGGATTTGCTATCACTGCCTGCTATGTCAAATCCCTATAAATTAGCAATTTGCAATCTCTTTAATGCCATTGGTGCGGCAGCCCAAAGCAGTTTATCCGAGATTCTTCCATTTATGACTTTTAAGGGCATTTCTCTATATCTCCGTTATGGTAATGTTCCTAAATCATCGATGGCATATACAGTCTATGCTTTTTTACTCTGTGAGAAGCTTGGACAAGTAGATAAAGGGTATGCCATCGGAAAAGCCGCGATCGCTCTATGTCACCAAACCGCATCCAAGGAAGCCTTGGCTCCTACTTTATTTCTCTGGACTCGTTTTATTTCTTATCGTAAGGAGCACCTAAAAAGTTCATTACCACTACTGATGGAAGCATATCAAGTGAGTTTGGAGGTGGGTGATAATGAGTATGCTGCTTATAGTCTCTGTGTATATTTCACGCAATCCTATTGGATTAGCCCTAGTCTTGTGGATTTGCAAAGGGACGCGATCGCTAGTCTCCCTACTTTGCAGAAACTTCAGCAAACTTCGATGACAGATATGCATAATCTTAACTGCCAGATTTTGGAAAACCTCATAACTAAACCCGACGATGTTTGTCAAATTACTGGACGTTTTTTTGATGAGACTGCGATATCTAAAAGCGATCGCCAACTGCAAGTTTATGCAAGCTTACGCAAACTTCAGCTTGCTTTTTTGTTCTATCGATACCCGTTAGCTATGGAACAAATTACGATCATCGAAGCCCTGATCGGCATAATTGATGGAACCTTTGTTAAAACGCTTTTCTATTTTTATGATGCTCTCATCAGATTAGCGCAGTATCCCTACCTATCAAAAAAGCAACAAAGGGCTTACCTAACTAAAGTACGCGCTACTCAAAAGTATCTCGCGAGATTCGCTAAATCTGCTCAGATGAATTATCAACACAAGGTCGTATTGATAGAAGCCGAATATCTGCGCGTTTTAGGAAAATTAAGTCAAGCGAGAGATTTGTATGATCGCGCGATCGCTGGAGCCAAAGAAAATGGCTACGTCCAAGAAGAAGCCCTCGCCAATGAACTCGCTGCGAAGTTCTATCTCGATTGGGGAAAAGAGAAAATCGCTCAAGTATACATGATTGACGCATATTATGGTTATATGCGTTGGGGAGCAACAGCCAAAGTTACCGACATAGAAAATCGTTATCCCCAACTGCTCACGCCTATTCTTCAGAAAGCTACTCCCCTTGGTTCTATCAATACAAGATCTAGTAACTCCTCTAATAGCAACTCTGAAGCAATAGATCTAGCGACACTTCTCAAAGCCTCTCAAGCAATTTCTGAAGAAGTTGAACTTGACAAGCTTTTGATAACGCTCTTAAATATTGTGATCGCTAATGCTGGTGGAGATAAATGTGTCATACTGCTGCTAGTTGCACAGGAATTACAAGTCGAGGCTCTAGCGAAATATGGACAGACATCGCAAATCCTGTCATCACCGATATCTCTAGAATCAAGCGAAGATGTGGCGGTTGGTTTGGTAAATCAGGTCAAGCGCAGTTTAGAGCCATTAGTTGTGAATGATGCGCGTGTAGATGCTCAATTTGCAGGCGATCGCTACATTATCCAACATCAGCCCAAAAGCATTCTATGTACACCCATTCTCAAGCAAGGGCAGTTAGTGGGGATTTTATATCTAGAAAATAGTTTGACCGTGGGAGCGTTTACAAGCGATCGCATTGAAGTCTTAAATCTAATTTGCTCTCAAGCCGCGATTTCCATCGAAAATGCCCGACTCTATCAAACCCTCCAACAGAGTGAAAATAAGTTTCGAGCCTTTGTGGAAAATGTCAACGATATCATTTATGCGATTACTCCAGAGGGAGCCTTTAGCTATCTGTCTCCACAGTTTAAAGACATGCTGGGCTACGATGTCAGCGAATTTTTGAATCAGTCTTATGACGGATTAATCCATCCAGATGATATCTCCGCCATAATTGCCTCGCACCAAAAACTCTTTGAAACTGGGCAGAAACAATCTGGGCTGGAGTTTCGGTTAAAACATAAGAATAGTGAATGGGTATGGATGACTTGTAATAATGCCCCGATCTTTGATGACCAAGGTCGTGTAATTGGGTTGCGTGGAATTGCGCGAGATGTTAGCGAAAGAAAGCGACTGGAAGCCGAGCATCATCAGACCGAAGTCGCTCTGGCTGAGAGTGAGAGAAAATTCAGAAGGCTAGTGGAAAGAGCCAACGACATGATTTGGTCTGCACGGGCAGACAGCACCTTGACTTATCTCTCTCCCCAATTTCAGACCATGTTTGGACTATCTCCGTCTGAGTGGGTAGGACAATCCTTTGCGAAACTGATTCATCCCGACGACTTAGAAAGGGCTATTGCACCTGCTAGATTGGCACTGGAGCAAGATGAGAATCAGCAAAACATAGAGTTTCGGCATTTATGTCGAGACGGTAGCTATCTATGGGTAACACTGAACATGACCTCCATCAAAGATGATGAAGGCAATGCGATCGGACTACAAGGTATTGTGAGAGATATCAGCGATCGCAAACAGACAGAAACCATCTTGAGGCATTATGAGCGGATGATCTCATCCTCTCCAGATGGGATGGCTCTAGTTGACCGAAACTATACCTATCGATTGGTCAATCAAATCTATTTAGATCGTAATGGTCAGAAATTGGAAGATATTATTGGACACTCGATTCCTGATTTCAATGGTGAAGATACGTTCCAAAATTTGATTAAACCAAGGTTAGATCGATGTCTTGCGGGTGAAACGATTCGATATGAGGATTGGTTTCACTACAAAAAATTAGGTGATCGCTTTATTCGAGTTACCTATTCTCCATATTTTGAGGAGAACGGTGTGATCGTAGGCGTAGTCGTTAATACCCGAGACGATACAGAGCGTCGAAGGGTAGAGATATCTCAAAAACAAAATGAAGAAATGTTTCGCGCCACTTTTGAGCAAGCTGCTGTGGGAATGGCACAGGCAAACTTAAATGGACAATTTGTTAAACTCAACCAGAAATTTTGCGATATTATTGGCTACACTGAAGCCGAGCTAATCAATAAATCCTTTGAGGAAATTACATACCTTGATGACATTGCGATAGACAAGGCAAATATTAGGAAACTGCTGGCAGAAGAGAGTAAGTCATTTTCCATAGAAAAGCGATACATTCACAAAGATAGTCGCATTATTTGGATAAACCTTAATGTATCGCTAATATATAACTTGAATGGAGAGCCAGAATACTTTATTGGGGTCGTTCAAGATATTAGCGATCGCAAACAAGCAGAACAAAGCCTCCAAGCTGAGAGAATGCGGTTGCAAATTGCCCTAGAAGCTTCCGAAATGGGTACTTGGGAGTCCAATATGGATACAGGCTATTGGTCAGAACGGACAGAAGCGATTTTTGGCTTTGCCCCTGGTACATTCTCTGGAGATCGCGAGGCTTTTCTGAAACTGGTTTATGCCGAAGACCAAGCGCGAGTATTTAGCGCCCTTGCTCATAGTTTTACCACCCAATCCCCCTACAAAGTCGAATATCGAATTAACCACCCTCATGGAGAAATCCGTTGGGTGGCTGTGAATGGGAAAGTAGCTCAAAATGAAGATGGCACTGGCGGGCGTATCATTGGCGTAGCAGTTGATATTACCGAGCGCAAACAAGCCGAGGAAGCTATTCGCTTAAACCAAGAACAATTGCAACTAGCTCTTGAAGGCTCAGGCGATGGCTTGTGGGATTGGAATATTGTGACTGGTGAAGCCTACATGAGTCCCCGATGGCTGGGAATGTTGGGCTACGAGGTTGGCGAACTTCCAGATCGTGTCGATACTTGGAGTCAATTATTCCATCCTAACGATCTACCTACAGTGATGGACTTACTCAATGCCCACCTGCAAGACAACACAGTTCCCTATCGGGTTGAATATCGAGCCCTTTCTAAAACTGGAGAGTGGAAATGGATGGCGAACTACGGCAAAGTAGTTGCCTTTGATGCCGATGGCAAGCCTTTACGGATGGTTGGTTTGCAGAGAGATATCAGCGATCGCAAACAAGCCGAACTTATGTTACAGCGGCAGCTAACCGCCGTTGAGGCATCATTGGATGGCATTGCCATTCTCAAAAACGACAATTACATTTACTTAAATGAAGCCCACGCCCAAATCTTTGGTTACGACTCACCCGCAGAGTTGATCACCAAAACTTGGCGCGATATGTATATGCCTGAAGAGGTTCGCAAGTTTGAACAAGATATATTTCCGATCTTGATGGAGCAAAAACACTGGCGTGGCGAAGCGATCGCAAAGCGTAAAGATGGCACAACCTTTGATGAAGAACTGTCACTGATCATTTCAGGGAATGGCGATCTGATCTGCGTTTGTCGCGATATCAGCGATCGCAAAGCCAATGAAGCACTGCTCCAACATCAAGCACAACAACTCGAAGAGTATACCCAGACCCTAGAACTGAGAGTGGAAAAACGAACCCTAGAACTTTCGCAGGCATTATCCAATCTCCAATCTACACAAGCAGGACTGATTCAATCCGAAAAGATGGCAGCATTAGGTCAACTTACCGCCAGCGTCGCCCACGAGATCAATACGCCTCTAGGTGTGATTCGCGCGGCCACAGGTAATATCGTCGCAGCAAGCAGTATATCTCTTCAGCAATTGCCTCAACTCATGCAAAGTCTGACTTCTCAACAACAGGAGGAGTTCCTGAGTTTGGTGAATGCCGCCCTTCAGAAGGTTCAGCCTCTATCTACCAAAGATGAGCGGCAAATGCGGCGACAACTACAAAGCGAACTAACAGCACAAGGTATTACCGAAGCCGCCAGCATTGCGACTCAACTCAGTCAGATGCAACTGTCTTCTCATCTTGAGCTTTATCAATCCATTCTGCAAGCCCCAAACTGTTATGACATTTTACAGGTGGCATACAAGCTAGTATTGCAACATCAAAGCACCCATAGCATTCAGCAGGAAGTAGACCGCGCTGCTAAGATCGTATTTGCTCTCAAATCCTATAGCCATCAAAGTCAAAATAATGATGAGAAGATTCTTGCCCAAATCAGCGATGGTATTGAAGTCGCCCTGACGCTTTATCATAATCGCCTCAAACATGGAATTGAGGTGATCCGCAATTACCAAGATGTTCCTGATGTTCTCTGCGACCCAGATGCACTAACTCAGGTATGGGTAAATTTGATTGACAACTCCATCTATGCTATGGGACAACAGGGCAGGCTAGAAATTACTGTAACGCAGGAACATGAGTATGTGGTTGTGACGATCACAGATTCTGGCGGTGGAATTTCTTCAGAAACGCAAGCAAACATTTTCGAGCCGTTTGTAACGACTAAACCGAGAGGAGAAGGCAGTGGATTAGGATTAGATATTGTCCGACAGATCGTGCGAAAGCATAATGGCGACATCCAATTTCGGAGTCAACCTAGCCAAACTACTTTCATCGTTCTGATACCAATCATTAAATCGCAAGTTTTATCCAAACAAAGTATCTAA
- a CDS encoding hybrid sensor histidine kinase/response regulator, translating to MNNLTIICVDDERNVLLMLRNQLMRFFPDYKIEIAESGAEALEVIEEILSNGFDVALVVADQIMPKMKGDEFLIELHTRYPEILKVMLTGQANVEDIGNVVNRGNLYRFISKPWNETDLQLTVSEALRKFQQEKQIIKHQLALEQTNLELIALNRDLESANVELARVSKLKDEFLSMMSHELRTPFTSILGVSECLLDEVYGTINPSQKKAIAIIESSSNHLLKLINDILDISKLIAGILKLSITSVVIADLCDSSIEAVKQQALKKQIQITTNLAPDIKSIEVDPLRMRQVLINLLDNAVKFTPNGGRVSLDVLKINSWICFSITDSGLGIATSDQSKLFQPFVQLDSGLNRSYEGTGIGLAIVKQIIELHNGYVDCSSEIGQGTCFTVRLPSMS from the coding sequence ATGAATAACCTCACTATTATTTGTGTTGACGATGAGCGTAATGTTCTTCTGATGCTTAGAAACCAGTTAATGCGTTTTTTCCCAGATTACAAAATTGAAATTGCAGAAAGTGGAGCTGAAGCATTAGAAGTTATTGAGGAGATTTTGTCTAATGGGTTTGATGTTGCTTTAGTAGTTGCTGATCAGATCATGCCAAAGATGAAAGGGGATGAGTTTTTGATCGAACTCCATACTCGATATCCTGAGATTCTCAAGGTGATGCTGACAGGTCAAGCCAATGTTGAAGATATTGGTAATGTAGTCAATCGAGGTAATCTCTATCGTTTTATATCTAAGCCATGGAACGAAACGGATTTGCAACTAACTGTATCGGAAGCCTTGCGGAAATTTCAGCAAGAGAAACAAATTATCAAGCATCAGTTAGCCCTAGAGCAAACTAATCTGGAGTTGATAGCGTTGAATAGGGATCTCGAAAGTGCTAATGTAGAACTCGCAAGGGTTTCCAAGCTCAAAGATGAGTTCCTCTCCATGATGAGCCATGAACTACGTACACCATTCACCTCTATCTTAGGGGTATCAGAATGTTTGCTTGATGAAGTTTATGGCACAATTAATCCGAGTCAAAAGAAAGCGATCGCCATTATCGAAAGTAGCAGTAATCATCTACTGAAATTGATTAATGATATTTTAGATATCTCAAAACTTATAGCAGGTATACTAAAGCTCAGTATCACATCTGTAGTGATTGCGGATTTGTGTGATTCAAGTATAGAGGCTGTGAAACAACAGGCTCTTAAAAAACAGATTCAAATTACGACAAACTTGGCTCCAGATATAAAATCTATTGAAGTTGATCCGCTACGGATGAGACAAGTATTGATCAACTTACTCGATAATGCGGTCAAATTTACCCCCAATGGCGGTAGGGTGAGTTTGGATGTTTTGAAAATTAACTCTTGGATTTGTTTCTCAATTACTGATTCTGGGCTTGGCATTGCCACTAGCGATCAAAGTAAGCTATTTCAGCCATTTGTTCAACTTGACAGTGGTCTCAACCGTAGCTACGAAGGGACAGGAATAGGACTTGCCATAGTGAAGCAAATCATCGAACTCCACAACGGTTATGTTGATTGCAGTAGTGAGATTGGTCAGGGCACTTGCTTTACTGTTCGCCTACCATCTATGTCTTGA
- a CDS encoding response regulator, whose amino-acid sequence MFFPNSEIILIVDDTPINLDVISDVLIDAGFEVAFATNGKMMLEQLQWQLPDLILLDVEMPIMNGFEICQKLKEIDVVREIPVIFMTALADAKSKAKGFELGAVDYITKPFQEAEVLARVATHLQLRRFTKSLEQQVAERTSGLEQASQQLEKYSQTLEQMVEDRTQELSKALATLQATQSELIHSEKMAVLGQLTASIAHEINTPLAVIRAATGNIATASSTSLQQLPQLMQSLSPQQQEEFLKLVNTSLQQTQTLSTKEERHLRRQLQSELTAQGIAEADSIAMQLSQMQLRVDLHLYQSILQAPNCCDILQVAYKLLMQRQSTLSIQQEVDRAAKIVFALKTYSHQSQNNEKSFVQISDGIEIALTLYQSRLKQGIEVIRKYDPVPNLFCDPDELTQVWVNLIDNAIYSIGQQGTLEISISQQSKYVVVEITDSGNGIPIEMQEKIFEPFVTSKPRGEGSGLGLDIVRQILQKHDGDIQVRSQIGRATFSVIIPLTEDRES is encoded by the coding sequence ATGTTCTTCCCTAATTCCGAAATAATTTTGATTGTTGATGATACACCGATTAACTTAGATGTTATTTCCGATGTACTGATTGATGCTGGATTTGAGGTAGCATTCGCTACTAATGGCAAAATGATGTTAGAGCAACTGCAATGGCAATTACCAGACCTGATCTTACTTGATGTTGAGATGCCGATTATGAACGGATTTGAAATCTGTCAAAAATTAAAAGAAATTGATGTCGTAAGGGAGATTCCAGTGATCTTCATGACGGCTCTAGCGGATGCTAAAAGTAAAGCTAAGGGATTTGAACTAGGAGCTGTCGATTACATTACTAAGCCGTTTCAAGAGGCTGAAGTACTGGCAAGAGTCGCAACCCATCTACAATTAAGACGTTTCACCAAAAGCCTAGAACAGCAAGTCGCTGAGCGCACATCTGGATTAGAACAAGCCAGTCAACAACTTGAGAAATATTCCCAAACCTTAGAACAAATGGTAGAAGATCGTACGCAGGAGCTCTCCAAAGCATTAGCGACTCTCCAAGCCACCCAATCCGAGCTGATTCATTCCGAAAAAATGGCTGTATTGGGACAACTCACCGCTAGTATTGCTCACGAGATCAACACGCCTCTAGCTGTAATTCGCGCTGCTACAGGCAATATCGCCACGGCAAGCAGTACCTCCCTTCAGCAATTGCCTCAACTCATGCAAAGTTTATCTCCCCAGCAACAGGAAGAATTTTTGAAATTGGTGAATACATCTCTTCAGCAGACTCAGACTTTATCTACTAAAGAAGAGCGGCATCTGCGGCGACAACTGCAAAGCGAACTAACAGCCCAAGGCATTGCTGAAGCAGATAGTATTGCGATGCAACTCAGTCAGATGCAATTGAGGGTAGATCTACATCTTTATCAATCCATTCTGCAAGCCCCGAACTGTTGCGACATTTTACAGGTGGCATATAAATTGTTAATGCAGCGACAAAGTACCCTTAGCATTCAGCAGGAAGTAGATCGCGCCGCTAAGATCGTGTTCGCGCTCAAAACTTATAGCCATCAAAGTCAAAATAACGAGAAGAGTTTTGTCCAAATTAGCGATGGGATTGAGATAGCTCTGACGCTCTATCAAAGTCGATTGAAACAGGGCATTGAAGTTATCCGCAAATACGACCCAGTACCCAATCTTTTTTGTGATCCAGATGAACTCACACAAGTGTGGGTAAATTTAATTGACAATGCCATCTACTCGATTGGACAGCAAGGCACTTTAGAGATTTCTATATCGCAGCAATCAAAATATGTAGTTGTAGAAATAACAGATTCTGGTAATGGCATTCCGATAGAGATGCAGGAAAAAATTTTCGAGCCGTTTGTGACAAGTAAACCGAGGGGGGAAGGTAGCGGTTTAGGATTAGATATTGTCCGACAGATCTTGCAAAAACACGATGGTGATATTCAAGTTAGAAGTCAGATCGGTCGAGCCACATTTTCGGTTATAATTCCTTTAACTGAAGACAGGGAGTCCTGA